From Plutella xylostella chromosome 23, ilPluXylo3.1, whole genome shotgun sequence:
tttacacaccaaaagtaagtttttgggtgtttattcatttagtgtttacgtagaattaagatgccaagaaccatatgactatttgtttattgattcattataagatggtctgtagcatgtcataaattgttttcgaataacacgtgctgttttaaagttatgtcgcctgatatttcaaaaatggggatgggtacaaaagtaacagctcgcggcaggacaaaagtaacgaattacttacgtaagtttgccatgtcaaattataattttttattttttgttgttttgattagatatttgtgtcataatattgtatattatggcacaaataaaacaacttcttatcagttagtcagtttaaatgatggatctcatttactgtttatattaagaagtttttttagttttgtcaataagtcatatatttttttttttagtttcgatagttttgtaagaagttttcttaactaaataatttgattgttttttttgttctttcttttgaatcgtatttataacattgggcacaatttatgggttgttactttcgacccatgccttgttactttcgtcctgaccatggggtcgaaagtaacgatttcccttttttttgAGGCTTTAGAAATGCTAAAATTCGAGGTGtaataagtaaagtaataatggatatttgtagactATAAACGAAAGTTTTTatgactatatttattttatcgtaaatgttattaataacgagaaatcagacagaaactacaaactgttacttttgtccccggtctcccctagtAAAGTAGAGCTAtacttaagggtctgcaatagggaatcgagggttggcattgtcatagaattatgtagtaaatgatgctctacagccttgaaaaaaatcacacaggtagttgaagagtctagctaggtgctgaatcattcgaatttaagtaaatgactatggataactgtaaattaatttcagaatatcaagaaaaaccagtcaatcacactcccgtattgtaacaactgtgtcgtaattattaagaattttcatatgatttttatcatattataaagttaaaggcttggactaggcgctaaataccttgttttttaataaacacacacttattttgtgtaaattaatcccaaacttgagcaatttttttccctcaaatcttcatacaaatatctatggcggctttctgtgttataaaatcataaacacaagtgacgtttgactcagttggccgctggcctccaaagaagggtcacgtcggtttaggcagcactgacagctcgcgatcttatcgtgtacagatacaaaatcactgcacattggttgtcattgcactttttcaacttttatgacaccaacataatttgatttgaaattgaggaagcataattcttccagtatattcaatacattaaattaaattagatagtgtgcaatattctcgtgatattacagtctcgtaaaggtctgatgaggagcaggaatatagcgaatggatctaagtgatgacaatacgcacgaacattaggttagggatcaaaaatacagtctcttggtgctggttgaggtatggtctcgtgaggatctgatgagggcagtaacacggtggtggctcaattttatttcaaagatgttaatagctaaaagcatcgagtttgggctattaagtatgtttttcagagagagagaaagagattttgtttttcctctggatgtgttaggtttactgggtttactaagttcattctgttaatggcatcaagttgttatgtgttcataagtaataattatttattaacaaaatgctgttgattctccacgaaaatgtaaaaataaaaataaaataaataaaaataaattcgtaacgtaaaattgtcaatgacggaatttcttctatagacagtagccacaaaaaaaacaaacgatagatggcgtgatttgaagataaagatacattttttcgacacatagacagcaacaaacaaaaaaaatacagatttaaagaaaagaaacacatacttatacaaaacaacaaagaaaaaaaaaggatacacatcaaaataactggaaaaaatataagccccaatttacttgtgtgggacagggagtaccataatattttttttggggtactccccatttatgcgaaatataagcttgatatctttacccgtttctgagaaaaagggcggtgacagacagtcagtcagacagcggacaacaaagagatcctataacggttgctttttttcttttgacgttcgaaaccctaaaattaagtaaaaatagtattatgctgccaaaaaatgtacttacaggtattgaaaaagcggtatataaacaaattataccagcagagggttcaccatttaccttaatgttacttataaaacggccttgagtggcggtcaagttggtccccgcctgcgatactttccattaacattgggactcgttttcatgtttttagcgtacagtcaggtttttagttttttataattgtatttttttatttgtaactttttagttgtttttattttatgaaattttacgtcggtaggtagttcatgatcattttttatttcaataattttggtgttgttatttaaataccttcaatatgcatatttttgtaatgtgaaaatcaagtccattcatttgataccttacacggcaaagttgaattattattttttcgatcatcacgttatgtcctcaagagggcgctatgtacattttaatggaacgtcacatagcctatagccatcgcgccatcaatacgcttctaacaatacctcatacatcaaaatctatcaagccgtttaggctacaggagggaacaaagaaacagacaaacatacatatatacatacatacaatcaaaaaacattaccctcctccttcggcagtcgggtaaaaaggagtaagacagggggtcattctgaacttttgctctacgagttttggaaattaacaaaaaaaaacctttttcatagaaactttgttggacatgtgactttttaccatggaaaacgaatattttttttcgcgaatttgcaaatcttgtagaacaaaagttgttcagaatgaccccttgagtcatccccttttggcttagtatagcccttttgcgacactatgtatttactttgctttgtcgtcggggttcagttggctggaggatgcccgaaacttattatctacactttaatagttttagttacctttctacaagtaaataccacatttgtttgagaaagctaatcgggttccgagtatagagtaaagtggcacccctattaatttctactctttcctggtgcctaccagtgtaagtaagaattatacttacttaccctaaaatcacccaaaatgtacttgaacataattgtcaataaagttggcgagtaaaagtttatcgacccactgtgcaaacttacatgtgtgcgtgtcactgcgtgtgctgtgtgaagagcattgaaaacccaaaattggcgcggcacgtcaccctgtacgggcccttaaatgtattatatgtacactcacgggcaatgaaacagttccactcacaaaatgtcgacaccaaactACCCCAATTTTCTcacacatttaatttaaaatttcaacaaaatattaccgttgtTAGTTGGTATTATCTTCGtgttctgttaaatgtacttccaATGTTTCAGAAGgcttcattaagctagcctttttcgtttgggagtaatttggtatttttctcagtggaaccttttcattgcccgtaagtataaataaataaatatgtggggacatctcacacacggctatccgaccccaagctaggcagaacctgtgttatgggtgtcggacagctgatatatctacacaaatacatagatagatagatacttaatataaatatcaacacccaagacccgagtacaaatatctgtgtttaaacaaatatctgccccagccgggaatcgaacccgggaccttcggctcagtagtcagggtcactaaccactgcgccattcggtcgtcatgtAATATTTGTGGTAAGATACGATACGTGACAATGTTCATCACTGAATTACTGAAATTCCAGTGGGAGTATAGTCAATCCCTTTTCTTTAGGGGCGTTTGCATACAATATTAGGATATATACTTATAAAGGAGAcggcactagaagaagaagaaaccTATATCTCTCACCATCTGGCTCCTCATCAGTCCGGAACTCCTGGAACAGCACAAAGTCTTGGTTGGGCAGCTTGCTCGCCACGTACATGTCTTCAGGGTCCACTGGGACCAGGTCCGCCTGCCGCTGCTGCACAAGGGTCAGGCATTCCACTCTGAGGGTGACGGGATGAGGGGTGAGTTGGTTTGACGGGAATTGACGGGATGATTAGATGGGTTGGTAACGATTGCTGATGAACTTGTTTTATTAgggtgtcggtgacaaactatactacttatgtattatacttacaaatatttaGGTGCACTACTACCTACAATATTAGATAGGTaaaataggtatgtaggtacctgatACCTGCGCAAAACAATGCTCTTCCTTATGGAATTAATAACTATGATTGTGGTTAATTATAAATCACTGATTTTATCTGTGAACTAACCGCACATTGACCACACTGCGGCTACATAACTGGATCTGATGCATCTTGTACAAATACTTAAACAAAAGAAACAATAAGTTAAGGTAATAATCGACTTACCGATCTCTGGCCGGCAAACATTCCAGTATCGCTTTGCTCTTCGTTTCCACTTCAAGCATTTGTTCACATGCCTTCATGAACTGAGACGGTACGCAGATCTTGTCTAAAAATAGAACACGTAGGTACCACTTTACATTGTGTTAATACTACTATTATACTAGTAGTATAGTATACCGAGGCCTATAAGTGATCGTGGAATGGGGTACAGTGGAAGATGATCTACTGCTTGCTAGGTAGTTAGATAGGTAAGTTAGTTAATCTTACAGGTATGGTAGAAAGGGCTGCTGGTATTACATTTCCGGAGACTCAATTGGCTTCAAGGTTCTACCATGATCAATTGATCATGGTTATCCTTTATTGGAATCTTCTTTGCTACTATTACAAATACACtaatagttaagtaagttGTTTACGGTCTACTATATGAAAGGTTGTTAGTTAGTACTAAGAAGAAGATAATAAATCATTCAGCGATGGTAATAACGCATGCGTTAATATAGGGTGAGTTGTGTATGGTAAAAATATGAAGACTTcgtaatacaatacaaatcgTCCCAACAATCAAAACACCGGCCGGCACAACAACATTGCATGACCTCGCAAAACAAAAGACAACCACACAAGCAAATATAAACTTCCTTATCCTCAACATACACGAGGTTTTCGCAGACACATCGTTGAACGTTATTGCTATTATCACCAAAATGGCTATTTTCACTATCATGGTCACTGATTTGTCATTGACCATACGACTGAACTCGCAAACTGTTCACGCTGCAATGAGTAGGCGCGACCAGTTCTTTTATATTCATATAGCATCTTTAACATGTTTACTATAGAGCTGGTGATGTGTAGATTGGCTTGGCTAGTAACAGTTAGTAACTGCGGACGTGTAGGTAAAGAAAAGAACTACATCAGGTCAATCAGTTCTTATTTGGTGGGTACTGGGTACGTACTCGATATTGCCAAACCTGAAAGTATGATACgacaattttttttgaaaacacgactatttatgactatttcacgataattttttggcatcatcaaaaatagtttctattgagtttaaattttggaggattataCCTGGAGGGACATTCACTTATCGGGCCTGCCTTACTGTAAAGTAGAGAAGGAAGGTAAGATACCGTAGAAActgataggtacctagtttacctacctactgatacataaaaaaaacgtatGATTAGGTGAATGTGAGTTATGTCAACTCTAACACTTACCTAGGTGTATGTAGGAATGTATAGGTACGAGCTCGTACCTAGATAGGTCAAGTTGCGTGTGATTCTGGAGTCATCGTTCGCTTGGCGTTCTTAACTTGTTTTGTTTGATTGGATAACACAAGCCCAAGACACTAGGTACCCCATACAACATAAATAAACCTTATAGGAAGGTATAGGTActgtaaattgtaaattatactttaatttaaaatgatcAATGCCCACTATGACCAGCGTCTTCGTTCATAGAGGTAGGTAGGCATATGCAGTTTTCTATAAAATGTAGTGAAAATaggataaaataatttgtaacgttttctaaaaataggctaaaattgtataaaataaaatgattttagaCTAGGTACTAATTTCAATaagaagaatattttatgCCTTAGTGGCAGTATCTGTGACCAACCTTTGCCATTgagtcaaaagaaaaaaaagtaattacTTACGTCCTTTAATCTGTGGCGGTAAactttaactttttaatttaaaaataaattctgtTGCTGGCGGGATGAATGCATGTGcatgtaaatttttaatttaatttccgTTTCAGATCGAAAATgaattgtttatttgtatttgtacagGTTATTTACAGCACTTAACAGTCACCAATTTAATTGCAATGGACTGGATTCATTGTAATAAATGTTATTCCCAATTGGAACCTGGAATCACTCTCCATTTAACATCATGTGGTCATATGTTTTGCAATAATTGCTTGGAAAATGGTAATTATATTCTCttggaataaataaattattagtaaGCTTATTTCTTGTTCAATATTAAGTGCGGATatccaatatttattttttaggagTTAAAGAAAGTACGTGCGTGGTTTGCAGACTTCCTTGTTCCGTAATGAAGCTGGTCCCAgatgtaagtttattatattacatataggtaagtaagtacctaggtatttattCTTATCTGCTATAATCCGTTTCTAGCATATGAAATAATTGTGCTTAATTAACGATTGAACTAATTAACCCCACGAGTTATTTTTAGATGAAACCAGAAATTCAGGATTACTTTACCGATCccgaagaaataataaagaagTCGTGTGAAGTACTACAATTTCAAAGGCAACATAGAAGACGGCTACTTTCGTATTTGCTGCAATCggtaaattacttatattagattaagtacttatgtataaagtTTTATTGTGCATCTGAGTGTTTTAGGCTAAAGGAAGATCTAACGCGAATTCTAAacaaaatgacatttacgaagtaattagtcCGAAAATTGTTGTCAtaacaagttcgcgataggtaAAAAGGTTCGTAAACAAATTGCAAGAACTCAAGCATATTCAGTTataatgtcataaaattaatacacatagccctacctacttacctacatacatataggTGTAATTTAAACTGAAACGTAACTTTTCAGACGAAAAAGTTTTACTCCGCTCGTAATGAGTTGAAGCGCATGACCGAAGTTTGTCAGAAACAGCACAAACAGCTGAAGGAATATCAGAAAATTGTGAAACATTTGGAGGCACAGCTGGCCGGACACACGAGTAGTGAGTTGttttaaactgtttttttataagtacaggAGTAAAATCAAAGTGAGCTGTAACTATATGGGGAATATGCTGTCACGTCTGAAGGCTCTGTATGTTTCTGTAAGATAGTGAAAGTAGCAATTTTCATTCCCACTGGACCCTCCTCCCTCATGACCATTGAAATTACTTCGCTTTACTTACCTGCTGAAACAGACATGTCTAGATCTAGTGAACCATTAGTGAACAAAACTTCCGACTGTGATGTTTTGTtcttaggtattttaaaatttcacgACGTTGAAAACTTCATTATGTAAGGAAGGAAGTACCTACTCtatattattcattaatacctaattatttttcattttccctTTAAAATTTCGTAGTTAGGTGATTTTTTATGCATATTGCACATTTCAGAGCAAGTATCTCCGTTCAACATCCCGATATCCCCGAGCCAGACCAACCTGTCCCCGAGCTTCATGCAGTGCACGCCGCCCTACAAGAGACCCGCTAAATCAACGCCTTTTCAGGTTAGTTTTCTTTCAACTCCAATTTACTAGAGGAAGCCGAACGTCCACTGCCGGCTAAACTAACTTAGTCTCATAGTTGAGccagtttttcatacataGTGCATAGTTTGCGGTTGACGCACATCGCACATGTATGAGAAACTGTCTCAACTATGCGAACTAACTTAGTTTAGCCGGCAGTGGACGTTCGGCTTTACAATAAAGTGTCTCAGGACTAagtattttttcgcgaattttctaAAATCGCCGAACAAAAGTTGTAACTAGTCAAAACTAGTTTTGTCACTATCTTTCGGATGCTCACTTTAACTTGGGACACCCTGATATTATCAACCGTTGTCAGCTTTCCTTCACCTTCGCCATGGTTTAATGGTTTTCCATTGGGAAGTAGTGAAGTATAATCATGAGTGAAATATGGAGTACTTATAACCACAGCAGCTTTCCTATTTACTCTTCCACCACTTAGGGTTACGAAAAATTTATAGTATAAAGTGAATAGAAGACCGCTTTAAAAgctaaaataacttaatataataataatagctataaaatgcatttaaatctataaatacagcggtttttatattttaatatcttcAAATGTGCCTAGCCTAcatctaaatataaattattatcatttacttatacatttatgtaggtTGCTATCTCCCGTCGCGTATTTTCCTCTCCACTGGGCCAGAGGGAATTCCTTTTATCAAAAACCCCAGTTGTCTTTGATTATACGAAGACCTTCACCTATTATTATCtttgtaattaatataattatgattatattATGAGTGCCTAGTCTTTTGGGAGAAATTGGACGAATATTTCGTTAGagtaattaataacttaccTACAATTGAAAGCTATATATTAATGAAAAatgttatgtacttatattcaatcatagttacattattatgtatgtttgaATATTATTCTGTAGCAAATATGATTAGTTTCACATTTTTTCTATGTTTGAGACCACGTCTGGGCAAATATAGGTAGTTTTCGTATTTCAAATtctagtaggtaagtacataatattatgtacctaaagGAGGAGCTATCGTGCTGTAAAAACTATCTGTTCAtgaaaatctgttcagtagttgaaatataatttcattGAAGTACTTATTTTAAGCAGGTTTTAATCTTATTGCATTTTGATTGGTTTattactacctacctacctactattgaATATAGACTCGTTGTCTTTTgcacaataatatt
This genomic window contains:
- the LOC105384725 gene encoding uncharacterized protein LOC105384725 isoform X3, whose amino-acid sequence is MKPEIQDYFTDPEEIIKKSCEVLQFQRQHRRRLLSYLLQSTKKFYSARNELKRMTEVCQKQHKQLKEYQKIVKHLEAQLAGHTSKQVSPFNIPISPSQTNLSPSFMQCTPPYKRPAKSTPFQPYQSNLVTPSRISKQRATGSLSAHSQRSNTSGRITSTVGTPPTPDSAGSFVRSESGYFSNSPLLTSSSPGVVYCNGIHSRERKCSLKSTKHVKSLLQL
- the LOC105384725 gene encoding probable E3 SUMO-protein ligase RNF212 isoform X2, whose amino-acid sequence is MDWIHCNKCYSQLEPGITLHLTSCGHMFCNNCLENGVKESTCVVCRLPCSVMKLVPDMKPEIQDYFTDPEEIIKKSCEVLQFQRQHRRRLLSYLLQSTKKFYSARNELKRMTEVCQKQHKQLKEYQKIVKHLEAQLAGHTSKQVSPFNIPISPSQTNLSPSFMQCTPPYKRPAKSTPFQPYQSNLVTPSRISKQRATGSLSAHSQRSNTSGRITSTVGTPPTPDSAGYTHFIKNL
- the LOC105384725 gene encoding zip homologous protein 2 isoform X1 translates to MDWIHCNKCYSQLEPGITLHLTSCGHMFCNNCLENGVKESTCVVCRLPCSVMKLVPDMKPEIQDYFTDPEEIIKKSCEVLQFQRQHRRRLLSYLLQSTKKFYSARNELKRMTEVCQKQHKQLKEYQKIVKHLEAQLAGHTSKQVSPFNIPISPSQTNLSPSFMQCTPPYKRPAKSTPFQPYQSNLVTPSRISKQRATGSLSAHSQRSNTSGRITSTVGTPPTPDSAGSFVRSESGYFSNSPLLTSSSPGVVYCNGIHSRERKCSLKSTKHVKSLLQL